GTTTTGAAATGGTGAGATTTAAAACAGGTACACCGCCACGAGTGAATGGTCAAACGATTGATTACGAGAAAACAGAAATCCAGCCTGGAGACGACATACCAAGGGCATTTTCTTATGAAACCACATCGTTTATTACAGACCAACTTCCTTGTTGGTTGACCTATACCAATGAATCAACTCACGAACTTATAAATGGTAATTTAAATAGGTCACCGATGTATTCTGGTATGATAGAAGGGACAGGGCCGCGATACTGCCCATCAATAGAAGATAAAATTGTACGGTTTAATGATAAACCACGTCACCAAATTTTCCTTGAACCGGAAGGGCGTAATACACAAGAAGTCTATGTCCAAGGTCTTTCAACGAGTTTGCCAGAAGACGTTCAACACGAGATTTTAAAAACAATTCCTGGCTTAGAAAACGTTCGTATGATGCGTCCAGGCTATGCAATTGAATACGATGCTATCGTGCCGACGCAATTGTGGCCGTCGCTTGAAACGAAAAAAATTGAGGGATTATTTACGGCAGGTCAAATTAATGGGACGAGTGGCTATGAAGAAGCCGCTGGACAAGGGCTAATGGCAGGCATTAATGCTGCGAGAAAGGTGCAAAATAAAGAAGCACTTATTCTTGATCGGTCAGAAGCGTATATTGGTGTGTTAATTGACGACCTTGTGACAAAAGGGACCAATGAACCGTATCGACTACTCACATCTCGTGCAGAATACCGGTTATTGCTCCGTCACGACAATGCCGATTTGCGTTTAACAGAGAAAGGGCACAACATCGGGCTTATACCAGATGAGAGATATGCCGCTTTTGTTAATAAAAAAGCCGCTATTGTAGCAGAAATAAAGCGATTAGAAAAAACGATTATTAAAGCAGATGAGGAAGCGAAGAAAGTCGTCGAAGAAGCGGGTTCGGCCCCAATGAAAGAAGCGGTAAGTGCTGCGATGCTATTAAAGCGACCGGAACTAACCTATGATCATGTGGCACGGCTTGTACCTGCAACAGAAAAAATAGATGCAGATGTAGCCGAGCAAGTGGAAATTCAAATTAAATATGAAGGTTATATCTCTAAACAAATGGAGCAAGTAGAGCGGCTGAGAAAAATGGAGAATAAAAAGCTACCGGAAGATTTGGATTACATGGCGATTAACGGGATTGCGACAGAAGCAAGACAAAAACTAGCAGAAGTGAGACCGCTCTCCATTGCCCAAGCCTCAAGAGTATCAGGTGTTAATCCATCAGATGTCTCGGTATTACTTGTGTATATGGAGCAAGGGCAGTTAAAAAAAGTAGCGCATGAGGAACCGACAGAAGCATCGGGCTAATGGATGAGGTGAACATGGAAGATGAATGAAGGCCAGTTTAAAGAAGCTCTAGAACAGCAAGGGATAGCGTTAAAAGAAGAACAAATGACGAAATTTCAACGGTATTACGAGATTCTTGTTGATTGGAATGACCGTATGAACTTGACCGCTATTACAGATAAGGAAGAGGTCTATTTAAAGCATTTCTATGATTCGATCACCGCTGCGTTCTATAAAGACTTTACGGAGCCGCTGACGATAGTAGATGTAGGAGCAGGAGCGGGGTTCCCGAGTCTCCCGCTTAAAATTTGCTTTCCACAGATTAACGTGACGATAGTGGATTCTCTTAATAAACGTATTACCTTTTTAAATGCACTTGCGTCTGAGTTGAATTTAAAAGGTGTGTCTTTCTATCATGACCGTGCCGAGCAATTTGGGAGAAAAAAAGATCATAGAGAACAATATGATATGGCCATTTCTCGCGCGGTCGCGAGATTACCTGTTTTAACAGAACTTTGTTTACCTCTAGTAAAAAAAGGGGGACAATTTATTGCCATGAAAGGGGCAGGTGCTTCTGAGGAGCTTGAAGATGCCAAAAAAGCGATACAGATCCTTGGTGGTGACGTCACACACACACACCAATTTCAGCTCCCGATAGAAAAAAGTGAGCGGTCGATTATTAACATTAGGAAAGAAAAAGCGACCCCAAAAACCTATCCGCGTAAACCAGGAACACCGAATAAACAACCAATATGTTAATAAATCACCCTTTACTGATACGTTTTCAATAGATAGTAAAGGGTGATCTATTTAGGAATTAACTCAAGACCCGTTCAAATTAGGATGTGTAAATTTACCCAATCGATTATTTTTTTATAGATGAAATGACATTTCTCACGTATACTTAAAGATGGAAGTAAAATGTGCCAATAATAAATGAAGATGTAACACCTGCTTTCCTGCTAAATGTTTCACGTGAAACATACTAGCTATTTTGGAACAGCGTAACGAGGTGTTATAGCCCTTTCTATATAATGTGTATATTTGATAAATTAGATTGGGGAGTTTTCTGAAGGTGGTGTCGCCATGAAACAATCATTTTCAAAGCTATTTGGATTAAATGAGAAAAATGAAGGAATAGAAGACAATGTCATAAGTGAAACTGAGGAAGTGAAACAGCTTCCTGTTGCCGACATTGTTCCAAACCGATATCAGCCACGAACAGTTTTTCATGATGATAAAATAGATGAGTTGGCGCAAACGATTAAGACTCATGGCATTATTCAACCAATCGTGGTAAGAGAACGCAACGGTAGATTTGAAATTATTGCTGGGGAGCGTCGGTGGCGGGCAGTGACCAAACTCGGTTGGGAACATATCCCTGCTGTCATTAAAGATTTGGATGATACGAAGACGGCTTCAGTAGCATTAATTGAAAATCTTCAGCGTGAAGGATTGACGTCAATTGAAGAAGCGATGGCTTATGCCAAATTGCTTGAGCTTCATGGCTTAACTCAAGAAAGTTTAGCGCAACGTCTCGGGAAAGGCCAATCGACCGTTGCTAATAAATTAAGGTTATTAAACCTTCCAGCATCGGTTCAAGATGCCCTGTTAAATCGACGTATCACTGAAAGACATGCGAGAGCACTTATCGGCTTAAAAGATAAAGAGAAGCAAGAGAAAGTGTTAGAAAAAGTCATTGAGCAGGAACTCAATGTTAAACAAACAGAGGAATTGATTGCGAAATTATCTGAAGAGGCGCCTAAGAAAAAGCGAAAAGCGATACGGAAAGCTGTTTCTAAAGATACCCGTCTTGCCATGAATACCATTCGAAAATCAGTAGATATGGTTGCACAAACCGGCATGACTATAGATACAGACGAAGAGGAACACGACGATTTCTATCAATTTACTATACGAATCCCTAAAAAGTAAGTCACGAAGAGCCGTTCCGCATACCCGTGCGCTAGCGGCTTTTTCAACGGCTAGACGGTTCATAAATACTATCATGAACAGGGGAGGTGCATCGAGTTTGTTAGATAGCTTATTTCATCCTCCTCCCTCGGCCATGTGTGCGAAGGGGTTTCACAGGCGAACTGAGAACGAGACCCTCTGTAAAATCGACGTAATTTTTATGTTGAAAACGAAACGTATAGAACAGTCGGGTAATATATAGGACAACTTCGTCCTATATTTTTAAAATAGCGTAAGATTTTTAATGTTTTTCAGAAACGATTTTAACTATTCGTCTCATTTCGTGATAGAATAAAAGATATGATTAAAAAACGAAAAGGGACGTACTCTCACAGGGCATAAAAGCAGGCTTTATTTGTACGTTACGACGTAGCAAGCCTGCTCTATTTAAGTTCGTTTTATAACGAATAACTTTAGATAAACGAGACTTTGTTAATTATTCTGAAACTGGTCATAATCAGTGTTTAGACAAATTGAACACATGTCTCATGTAAAGTAATGTAAAAAACAGCGTATGCAGTTAGGTAGGTGACAAGATGGGGAAAGTCATAGCCATCGCAAATCAAAAAGGTGGAGTCGGCAAAACGACAACAGCAGTGAATTTGAGTGCGTGTCTCGCTCATGAAGGAAATAAAGTCCTTATTATTGATATTGATCCTCAAGGGAATACCACAAGTGGCATTGGCATAGATAAAGGCGATATTGATGAATGTATCTATAAC
The DNA window shown above is from Salipaludibacillus agaradhaerens and carries:
- the mnmG gene encoding tRNA uridine-5-carboxymethylaminomethyl(34) synthesis enzyme MnmG: MSYHGGEFDVIVIGAGHAGVEAGLASARMGANTLMLTLNLDAVAYMPCNPSVGGPAKGIVVREIDALGGEMARNIDKTHIQMRMLNTGKGPAVRALRAQADKFTYQHEMKQTIENTENLLLRQGMVEQLIVEDNKIRGVVTQTGAAYHAKSVIVTTGTYLRGKVILGDLAYESGPNNMKPSVNLSYHLQELGFEMVRFKTGTPPRVNGQTIDYEKTEIQPGDDIPRAFSYETTSFITDQLPCWLTYTNESTHELINGNLNRSPMYSGMIEGTGPRYCPSIEDKIVRFNDKPRHQIFLEPEGRNTQEVYVQGLSTSLPEDVQHEILKTIPGLENVRMMRPGYAIEYDAIVPTQLWPSLETKKIEGLFTAGQINGTSGYEEAAGQGLMAGINAARKVQNKEALILDRSEAYIGVLIDDLVTKGTNEPYRLLTSRAEYRLLLRHDNADLRLTEKGHNIGLIPDERYAAFVNKKAAIVAEIKRLEKTIIKADEEAKKVVEEAGSAPMKEAVSAAMLLKRPELTYDHVARLVPATEKIDADVAEQVEIQIKYEGYISKQMEQVERLRKMENKKLPEDLDYMAINGIATEARQKLAEVRPLSIAQASRVSGVNPSDVSVLLVYMEQGQLKKVAHEEPTEASG
- the rsmG gene encoding 16S rRNA (guanine(527)-N(7))-methyltransferase RsmG; translated protein: MNEGQFKEALEQQGIALKEEQMTKFQRYYEILVDWNDRMNLTAITDKEEVYLKHFYDSITAAFYKDFTEPLTIVDVGAGAGFPSLPLKICFPQINVTIVDSLNKRITFLNALASELNLKGVSFYHDRAEQFGRKKDHREQYDMAISRAVARLPVLTELCLPLVKKGGQFIAMKGAGASEELEDAKKAIQILGGDVTHTHQFQLPIEKSERSIINIRKEKATPKTYPRKPGTPNKQPIC
- the noc gene encoding nucleoid occlusion protein, giving the protein MKQSFSKLFGLNEKNEGIEDNVISETEEVKQLPVADIVPNRYQPRTVFHDDKIDELAQTIKTHGIIQPIVVRERNGRFEIIAGERRWRAVTKLGWEHIPAVIKDLDDTKTASVALIENLQREGLTSIEEAMAYAKLLELHGLTQESLAQRLGKGQSTVANKLRLLNLPASVQDALLNRRITERHARALIGLKDKEKQEKVLEKVIEQELNVKQTEELIAKLSEEAPKKKRKAIRKAVSKDTRLAMNTIRKSVDMVAQTGMTIDTDEEEHDDFYQFTIRIPKK